The following are encoded together in the Nocardioides sp. Arc9.136 genome:
- a CDS encoding ferredoxin, producing the protein MTAFVLVGTSPGDPARRGELLGLARRVGAELAFLQLGSPGLGTTLTRLADDGATRVVVVGVGGATGPGVSWLRRVAAHWWATYGAGAPELLTAPAYLTDETGWDDLVSRARPVTDGGAGLRSGAWEDVPRHRHQVLVCRGPRCTAAGAEESAGALVLALAEHGLGDDDVLLTQTGCQFPCNRAPVVTVHPDDVWYGTVDPAGAAALVAEHLVGGTPVERLRLRRVTSRDDRP; encoded by the coding sequence GTGACGGCGTTCGTCCTCGTCGGCACCTCGCCGGGCGACCCGGCCCGGCGCGGGGAGCTGCTCGGCCTCGCCCGCCGCGTGGGAGCCGAGCTGGCCTTCCTGCAGCTCGGCTCGCCGGGCCTCGGCACCACGCTCACGCGGCTCGCCGACGACGGCGCGACCCGCGTGGTCGTGGTGGGGGTCGGCGGCGCGACGGGCCCCGGGGTGTCGTGGCTGCGCCGGGTCGCGGCGCACTGGTGGGCGACGTACGGCGCCGGCGCGCCCGAGCTGCTGACCGCCCCGGCGTACCTCACCGACGAGACGGGCTGGGACGACCTCGTCTCCCGGGCGAGGCCGGTCACCGACGGCGGCGCCGGGCTGCGGTCCGGGGCCTGGGAGGACGTCCCGCGGCACCGCCACCAGGTGCTCGTCTGCCGCGGTCCGCGGTGCACCGCGGCGGGTGCCGAGGAGTCCGCGGGCGCGCTGGTGCTGGCGCTGGCCGAGCACGGCCTCGGCGACGACGACGTGCTGCTCACCCAGACCGGCTGCCAGTTCCCGTGCAACCGGGCGCCCGTCGTCACGGTCCACCCCGACGACGTCTGGTACGGCACCGTCGACCCGGCCGGGGCCGCGGCCCTCGTCGCGGAGCACCTGGTGGGCGGGACGCCGGTCGAACGGCTCCGTCTTCGGCGAGTGACGAGCCGGGACGACCGCCCATAA